A segment of the Chryseobacterium scophthalmum genome:
ATCAGTACTATATTTGCACCACTCTAAAAGAGGAACATTCCTCCTTAGCTCAGTTGGTTAGAGCATCTGACTGTTAATCAGAGGGTCCTTGGTTCGAGCCCAAGAGGAGGAGCAAAAAAGACTTACATTATTGTAGGTCTTTTTTGATTTTAATACTTTCCTGTTTCCAATTAATTTAAAATTTAATTTACTGAAATATAATCTGATAGCACTTTTCGGGTAATTTTGAGTAAAAAATATTTGCTTGATATTATTTTTCATATTATCTTTGCAGCACCTTAAAAGAGGAACATTCCTCCTTAGCTCAGTTGGTTAGAGCATCTGACTGTTAATCAGAGGGTCCTTGGTTCGAGCCCAAGAGGAGGAGCAAAAAGACTTACATTATTGTAAGTCTTTTTTGTTTTATTTTTTCCCAAAATATAACTTCGCTTTTTTTATCAAATATCAGCTTTAAGCTTTCTCCAGGCACAATATTCATAGCTTTATTTTCGTTACATTTGCAGTTTTACAGATAAACACAAAAGTCTTTAAAAAACTTTTAAAATTTAATAATAAAACAGCATAGTTTTTGTTTAGCTAATTGCTCGAAGATACGAATGATGTCAACCAATCAATTTAAATACGGTTTCCTTTATATATCCCTTTTTATAGCCAGTCTTTTTCATGCCCAAAACTCGGCAAGCGGGAAGATTGTAGACGCTAAAACCAGCAAAGAGATTAGCGCTGTTGAGGTTTTTATTAATGATAACAATACGCCTGTTCTTACAACCGCTTCCGGAAGCTTCAGTGTGAAGTCTGACAGTATTATTTATAAACTAAAGTTTCAGAAAAAAAACTATGCTTTAGAAAGTGTAGAAATTACTCCGGATAATAGCAATAATCTTGTTATCAAACTGTCTTCTGAAAAAGTAAGCAGCATTGAAGAAGTTGTTATTCACAACGAGAAAACGAAATTTAAAAATAAAAAAGAAAATCCGGCATATCGAATTATGCAGGAAGTTTGGAAGCGTAAGAGAAATAACGGTCTTGATAAATTTGATACTTACACATACAAAGAATACGAAAAGATTCAGTTTGATGCCAATAATCTCGACAGTGCATTTATGCACAGAAAAATCTTTAATAAGTTGGATTTCATCTTTGATTATGCCGATTCTACCGCAAGAGGAAAAATGGCATTACCAATATTCTTAAACGAATCTATTTATAATCATTTCGGACAAAATAAACCTAATAAAAAAACTAAAAAGCTTTTAGTTGCTCAGAAAACTTCAGGTTTTCAGGATAATCAGGTAATTGCAATTACAGCTAAAAATCTTTACCGTGACATCAATATTTATGATAACACTTTAAATTATTTCGATATAGGATTTCCTAGTCCTGTAGGAACTGACGGTTTTAGCACGTATGATTATAATTTGACCGATACGGTCTCTATTAGAGGAGAACAAGCATATAAAATACGTTATCAGCCGAGAAGAACAGAGGTTTTAGCTTTTCAGGGATATCTTTATATTGACACCGATTCTTATGCGGTTTTGGAAGCTACTTTAAAATCAACAAATAAAATAAATGTCAATTTCATCAACGCCATTTCTACGGAATTGGAATATGATAATCCTGATGATGAAACATTTTTACCTAAAAAATACGTCACAGAAATAGAAATGACTCCTTTTTCTAAGAAAAAGACTGCAAAAAGCATTATTGCCAAAAGATCTGTAGACTATTCTGATTATGATTTTAATAAACCTTTATCTGATACAGTTTTCACAAGAAAAAAAGAAGAATACGATGATCAATTTGTAGACAAGGACGATGCTTTTTGGGTGAATGCAAGACCAGATTCTTTATCTAAAGAAGAAAAAGGGGTTTACGAAATGCTTGATCGATTACAGCAGACTCCAAAATTCAATAGAATTATTAAACTTACAGAAACGCTTGCTTCTCGGTATTATAATGTGACCAAAGGAATTGACTTGGGCCCTATAACATCTATTTACGGGAAGAATGAAGTGGAAGGTGATAGAATAAGATTAGGAGCAAGAACGTATTTTACGCAAAATGATCCTTGGAGAATTGAGTTTTATAATGCCTATGGTTTTAAAGATCAGCAATTCAAATATGGGGTAGAAGGTCGATATATGTTTAATAGGGTCAATCGTTTTATGATTGGAGGTGGAACAAAAAGAGACATTACGCAACTTGGAGTACAATTAACGACTGAAGACGGAATTTTATCACGTTCATTTGCTTCTTCAACGGTATTTGCGAGAGGAGAAAATGCTTCTTTAAGTTCGGTAAATCAAACGAGTTTTTTCACTTCTATTGAACCTTGGAAAAACTTTCAGGTAAGAGTTGACGGAACGATGCAAAGTATTAAATCTGCCAATCCTTCAGGTTTTAGCTTGATGTATTTCAGAAATGGCGATTTAAGAAAAACGACCAATGATTCGCATGTTACGATTAGTTTAATTGCAAGACCGGGAGCTACTTTTTCTCAAACCGGAGTTGACCGATATGAGCATGGAACCTTGGCTCCGACCATTGTTTTAAAATACACGAGAGGTATTGAAGGTTTGTTTAATGCTGATTTTAATTATAATAAACTGCAGTTTATGTTTTACAAACCTATTCTTTTAGGTAGTTGGGGAAAAACATTGCTGAATTTTGAAGCTGGAAAAAACTTTGATACTGTTCCTTTGGCATTGCAGAATATCATTCCGGGAAACCAATCGTATGGAATTGTTCCGAATACTTTTGCTCAGTTAAATTATTATGAATTTGTAGCCGATACCTATTCTACGCTTCATATAGAGCATCATTTTAATGGTAAAATACTTTCATATATCCCTTTAATTAAGAAACTGAAGTTAAGAGAAGTTGCATTCATTAGAGGTGCTTATGGATCTTTGAGTGATGCTTCAAAAAATATTAATGTTGATAATTTAAAATATTCTGCTCCAGATCAGCAAGTATATTATGAATACGGATTTGGTATTGAAAATATTGGCTTTGGAAATATCAGAATTTTCCGTGTAGACTTCAACTGGAGAGGAAATTATCTTGACAGACCTGATGTTTCTAAATTTGGAATTAAAGCAGGTTTTCAATTCGGATTTTAAAATATAATTGCAAATTCAATAACAATTATGTTTAAATAAATGTTATTTTCATGAAATTGTGTAAATTAGTTGCTAATTTAAAAAATGATTTTATGAAAAAAACTCTACTACTTTTATCTTTTGCGTCTTTTTTAAGCAATGCGCAGGTCAGCAGCTTTCCGTGGACGGAAACTTTTGAGGATGCTTCTGCTACTTCTTCACAATGGGTTTGTGAATATATTTCGGGAACAAACAGTTCTGTTCCAAGTGGATTATTTTGGAGTATTAAAACAACTACCAGTGTTGGATATTATACTTCTACAGGTGCATATCAAGGCTCTAAAATGGCAGTTTTTGATACGAGATCGCATTCAAGGGATGCTTTAGCACGATTTATCAGTCCGGTAATGAATCTATCCGGAGTTTCTAATCCCAAACTGGATTTTTATTATCGAAATATGGTTTGGGGGTCGGATCAAAATGAACTAAAAATATATTACAGAACTTCAGCTACCGGTACCTGGACTTTAATTACAACATTTAATACTAACGTTGCTACCTGGACAAATTCTGGAGAAATAACCCTTCCAAGTCCTTCTGCTACTTATCAAATAGCTTTAGAGGGTGTGGCAAAATATGGGTATGGTTTAGATGTAGATAATTTAAAAGTCAATTCGGCTAATTTAAGTGTTTCAGATGTTGATGCAAAATCTTCAGAACTTTCTGTTTTTCCTAATCCTGTAAGTGATGTTCTAAATATAAAAACCAAACTGAAAATCGCTCAATTTACAATATCTGATGTATCGGGGAAAAATGTAAAAACTGGTTTGCCAGATTCTAATCAGGTTTCAGTGCGAGATTTAAAATCTGGAATGTATTTTTTAACGATTAAATATTCAGACGGACAAGTGGCGACGTCTAAATTTATAAAAAAATAGAAACATAAAAAATCCTCAACAAAAATGCTGAGGATTTTATTTTTATAAAACGCTAATTTAATTATGCGTTCGGCTCAATAGATACGTATGATCTGTTGTTTGCTTTCTTTCTGAAAACTACTTTACCGTCAACAAGAGCGTGCAAAGTGTGATCTTTACCCATACCAACATTTTCACCTGGGTGATGTTGAGTACCTCTTTGTCTGATAATAATGTTACCAGCAATAGCGTCTTGTCCACCGAAAATCTTCACACCTAATCTTTTAGAATGAGATTCTCTACCGTTTTTGGAACTACCAACTCCTTTCTTGTGTGCCATTTTATTTTAAGGTTTTTTGGTTAAACAATTATTCTGCGCTTTCAGCGTCAGCTTTTTTAGTTGTTTTTTTAGCAGGCTTCTCTGCTTTTTTTCCTTCAAATCCTGTAATACCAGTGATTTTAATTTGAGTTAAAGATTGTCTGTGACCATTTTTAACTTCATAACCTTTTCTTCTTTTCTTTTTGAAGATGATTACTTTATCAGCTTTTACGTGGTCAAGGATCTCTGCCTCTACAGTGATACCGCTTACAGCTGGGGCGCCTACAGTGATTGCTCCGTTTACAGTAAGTAAGATTTTATCGAAAGATACTTTTCCTCCTTTATCTCCTTTCAAACGGTTCACAAACAACTTCTGGTCTTGCTCAACTTTGTATTGAAGCCCTGCTATTTCTACAATTGCAAACATTGTCTATAAATTTTTAGTTAATTCGAGGTGCAAATGTACTGATTATTTTTTTAGTAACAATATGATTTTGAGAAATTTTCTACTTTCTGTGTAAATTTAATTCCAGCTGATTATTAATTGATTTATATTTTTTAGCCATAGATTCTTCAAAGAACTTAATAATTTCTGCATTATTGGTTATTTTTTTGCCATCTCCAGTAGTTATAGTCATAGAATTATTGGGATTAGCCAAATCTAGTTTAATGTCTTTTGCAGGATCATTTTTATAAGTCATAAATAACTTTTTGTATTGAGCCGGATTTACTTTTACTCCCTCAAATTCATGTTTAGCTTCCTTCTCCAATGCTGAAATATAATCCCAGGAATGGTCTTCAGCTTTCAGTTTTTTACTTCCTTTTAATAAAAACTGATGTGATTTGGTTTTATCTTCTAATTTCACAATCAAACCTGGCAAACCGTGAAACTTGTAAGGTCCATCCGGAAAAGGCAAATCTTTAGAAAACCAGGCTTCCCAGATTCTACCTCCAAAATTTGCTGTAGCTTTTTGGCAATTATAGTTTTCAATTTTTTGTGTTTCCGGAAGAATCTGCCATTTTATCACAGGAGTTTCCTCTACGATCATATTGGTCTGCTCAATATTTGTAAACCAAGTAGTTTTAAAACTCGGATATGACTTTTCTATTAAATAAGAAATATTCCACTCTTCGGTGGTGGAAGAATAACTTAAACTATTCGGCGTAGACTTTCTCTGTTCAATGATGGAATTGTTCGTGATAGAATCACTTGCAAATTTTGCCTGACCATAAAAGAAAGATTTGGTCGGGAAAATATCAAGATTCACAAACTCTTTTTTCAGGCTGTCTGTTTTTGTGGAATCAATTCTAAACTGATATTCGTAAATAAAGCGATTTCCCTGCGCAGATAAATTGACAACGGCAAATATTGCCAAAATAAGGCTGTATATAAACTTCATATTTTTGTGATTAATTCTCAAATATAGAAATTAAATTGCTTCTCTCTTATTTGTTATTGATTTTAAATCATATCAAAATCAAATATTAAAAAATAATTTTTTACCTGCATAGCATAGTTTTTTTTCAGTATGAATTAGTGAATTATTTCACATTATTGTATATCTTCGCTTTCACCAAAATATTTCAATATGAAAAGAAACTTTAATTTCTGCTTATTAGCAGGAGTATTTGCTGTATTCTCATTATCAGCATGTAACGACGATGCAATGGAAACCCCTGTATCTGAATCTCAAACAGAAAATTTAAAACCTGAGCAACCAGGCGAACTCGAAAAAATTTGTTATTATGTAGACCAGTACTGGAGCTCAAATGCCGTATTGACAACATCATTGCCCAATTCTACAGACACGAGTTTTATGAATGCTCAAATGACAAAAATTGCCAGTTTATGGGGAAGAAGTAATCCGACACTGCGTTTCGTAAATGATCCGTCTAATCCCAATTCTACGTATAATGCGATTTCGTATTCTACCGGAAAAATCTACTATGGTTATGCAATTTATGCCGATGCAAAAAACAAGGGCGGAAACATCGTTAATGCAATGATTCTCGCTCATGAATACGGTCATCAGTTGCAGTATATTTTTGGACTTCCGTCTGTAAGTGAATCCACAGCAAGACCAAACGAACTGGAAGCAGACGGTTTTGCAGGATATTATTTAAGAAGACCCAATGGTTACAATCAGACATCATTTGCCCAGATTGCAGCAGCGTATGAATTTGCTCAAAGTATCGGCGATTATCAGACAACCAGTGCAGGACATCACGGAACGCCGCCTCAGAGAAGATCTGCAGTGCGTTTAGGTTTTCTTTTAGGGCAGTATGACCTTTCTGCAGCAGATTTTGATTATAATTTCTTTTATTATTATCAGGGAGTTTTAAACGGAACTTACAAAATGGCAAAAAACTCGAAGTTTCCTGAGTTGGATGCTTACATGAGTCAATACCTTGATGAGTTGAAACAAATTCAGTCAGGCGAAATTTCTGCAGAAGAGTTTAAAGAGCTTAAATAAACATTCATTTTAATATCTTTTAGTGTAGAGGTAAGACATTATTCTTACCTCTTTTTCTTTGTGTACAATATTCGCAAAGTTTAATTACTTTTGGAAAATATTCCACATTTAGATGAACAGAGATCTCTACATTGATTTTGCGAAAGGTTTAGCGACACTTTCCATTATATTTATTCATACGGCGTTTTGGTCGGGACAGTTTTACATTATTCCGGAAATCCGAGTGTTTTCTTTGGTTTTTGATGTAGCAATTTTTTATGCTTTAAGCGGGATTACCTCAGGAAATAATATTGAGAAAACGCTTTACCGTTTACTAAAATTGCAGATAACGTACATGATTTTTGTGACGCTTCTTTTCTTTTTAGATTATTTCTTTAAAATATTCGGGCTCACCTTTTTCTCACTCGAATGGCTGCAGAGCTTCTATTCTACGTTTGGCTCAAAATATTCAGCAACCAGCATTTCGACGGCTCCGCAGTGGCAGAATTTAGGCAATTGGTATCTTCACGAATACAGAAATGCAGATACTTTTCCTGTTGTAATGGGAAGCTTTTGGTATCTTAAAGTTTATTTTATTTTAACAGTTTTCGGAGTTTTAATTTTAAAATTTTTCCCCAAACACGTTAATTGGTTTATCGGAATTTGTGTTGCTTTAACTTTACTGTTTAATATTTTTCCGGAAATTTATCCAAGCGGACAAGTAGGATATGTTGCTTTTTATATGACTATTTTTCTCGTTGCAAACAGAATCAAAGGGAAAAAAGTTCAACTCGGATTCGTTATATTTCTGTATGCAATATTCTTTGTATTTTTTGGTATTAAATTCCTGAACTATCTATCCTCAATAAGTTTTTCTTCTATCTTTTCTTTAAATTATGATTTTTCAATTTTAATTAAGGCTTTCTGGAATGTATTTTTAGATTTTATAAATAGTATGCTATTAAACAAATCAAAATTTCCGCCCAGAGCTCCATACATCATTTGGACATTTTTTTCACTGGCTACACTTTTCTTTTTCTACAACCGCTTAAAAATCACCAAAGAAAATTTCGTCACTTATATTGGTAAAAATGCAATTTTCTTTTACTTCGGTCAGGGAATCAGCTCGTCGTTGGTTTATTTTCTCGTTGTTCCGATGAAAGAATTGATGCCTTGGTGGGTTTTAATGGTCATTATTTACGTCATAAATGTTGCCTTAGCGTTTATCATTGCGGCTGGTTTGAAGAAGTTTGACGATTTTGGCTGGAAGATTTTAGAATTTTTAAGAAAGAAAACAGCTGCTCAAAACTAAATCTGCTATCGAATTTGAAACAAAACAATAATTCTTATCGCAATTTATTTTAAATTTACAGAAATTTTTAAATTATGTTTAAGTTGAAACTTCCTACCGATCCAAGGTGGGCAAATATTGCGGAGGATAACATTCAAGAAATTTTAACCGATCATGCGTGGTGCGAACAAAAAGCCGCTACCAATGCAATCGGACTGATTACAATGCTTCCGGAACGTCCCGATATTGTGAAGGAACTTTTGGCAATTGCTCAGGAAGAACTGGAGCATTTTGGACAGGTTCTGGAGATCATTACAAAACGAGGTTACACTTTTGGGCGTACAAGAAAAGATGATTACGTCAATGAATTGGTCAATTTCATTCAAAAAGGAGGGCACAGAGATACTTTAATTGTAGATAAAATGCTTTTTGCAGCGATGATTGAAGCGAGAAGTTGTGAAAGATTTAAAGTTTTAACAGAAAATATAAAAGACGAAGAACTAAAAACCTTCTATAAAGAATTAATGATTTCTGAAGCCAATCATTACACAACATTTATCGGTTTTGCAAGACAGCTTGGTGACCCTGAAAAAGTAAATAAAAGATGGGAAGAATGGCTGGAATATGAAGCAGGCATCATAAAATCTTACGGAAACAAAGAAACTATACACGGATAAAAGCAAATTGAAAAAGCCGACTTTTGAAAATCTGACTAATTTTTTTCTGAAAAACTTCTTTCAGGGATTGTTGATCATTGGTCCTATCGGATTGACCATTTTTGTAATCTGGTATGTGATAACGTCGATTGACAATATCATTCCGTCTGTTGCAAGTGAAATTCCGGGGTTGGTTTTTGTTTCTACTTTGCTGATTACTGCTTTGTTGGGCTATTTAGGAAACAAATTTGTTGTTGGAAGATTTTTTGTAGATGCGGTTGACAGACTTTTAGAAAAAACTCCGGGTATCAAACATATTTATTCGCCTACCAAAGATGTGATGTCTTCGTTTGTAGGGGATAAGAAAAAATTTAGCGATCCGGTTTGGGTGAAAACCAACGAAAATCCAGAAATCTGGAGGATAGGGTTTCTTACTCAAAAGGAAATGGCTGATGTACACAAGCACAATTTTGTAGCAGTTTACCTTCCACACTCTTATGCGATTTCTGGTTGGGTGATTGTAACTGAAGAAAAAAATATCAAACCTGTTGTAGGAATGTCTGCAGCTACAGCAATGAAATTTGCGGTAAGCGGTGGTGTAGCAGGTTTTCATTCAGATGAAAATATATTTAAAGCTCCTGAGTAGATTTCTTTCACTCACTTTAAAAACTGTTTGGTTTAAACATTTAAGATTTAATAAAAATATTTAAGCATTGTACTTTATAAGAACATCTTTGATGTTTTTTTAATCAATCTTAAAACATTGATTTTCTTACTATTTAAAATTAAAACGGTATCAAAAAATACATCTGATGCTTTGAAATTAATTTCAAACAAATTTTTCTTTAATAAAATCTAAAAAATATATCACATGGAATTACCATACGCAGAACCGTTTCGTATTAAAATGGTGGAAGAAATCCGTCAATCTACAAGAGAAGAAAGAGAACAATGGCTGAAAGATGCAAAGTTCAATTTATTTAATCTAAAATCTTCGCAGGTTTACATCGATCTTTTAACAGATTCCGGAACAGGAGCGATGTCAGACAGACAATGGGGAGCTTTAATGACGGGAGACGAAAGTTATGCCGGTTCTCGTTCGTTCGAACAATTACACAATACTGTACAAAGTATTACAGGTTTCAAATATTTATTACCTACGCACCAAGGAAGAGCTGCTGAGAACGTTTTGTTTTCGGTTTTGGTAAAAGATGGAGATGTAGTTCCGGGGAACTCACATTTCGATACGACAAAAGGGCATATCGAAATCAGAAAAGCGCACGCAATTGACTGTACGATTGATGAGGCTTTTGATATTAATGATCTTCATCCTTTTAAAGGAAATATCAATCTTGAAAAATTGGAAGCTGTTTATCAGTCTCATCCAAAAGAGCAGATTCCTTTCTGTTTGGTTACCATTACGTGTAATTCTTCAGGAGGACAGCCTGTTTCTCTTGAAAATATGAAAGCGGTAAAAGCACTTTCAGACCAATACGGAATTCCTGTATTTTTTGACTCTGCAAGATTTGCTGAAAATGCTTACTTCATCAAAAAAAGAGAAGCAGGTCAGGAAAACAGAAGCATTAAAGATATCTGTAAAGAAATGTTCTCTTACGGAGAAGGAATGACGATGAGTTCTAAAAAAGACGGTCTGGTAAACATCGGAGGATTTATTGCTTTAAATAATGAAGAGGTTTTCAGAAAAGCATCAAACTTTACGATCATTTATGAAGGTTTCATCACTTACGGTGGAATGGCGGGAAGAGATATGGCTGCTTTGGCAGTTGGTCTTGATGAAGCGACAGAATTTGCTTATCTGGAAAGCAGAATTTCTCAGGTAGAATATCTTGGAAATAAATTAATCGAATACGGAATTCCTGTACAGAAACCGATTGGCGGACATGCTGTTTTTATCGATTCTTTAAATTTCTTACCAAATGTTTCTCGTGCAGAATATCCGGCGCAGACTTTAGGTCTTGAGATTTACAAAGAAGCAGGGATCAGAACGGTGGAAATCGGAACTTTATTGGCAGACAGAGATCCTGAAACCAGAGAAAACCGTTATCCGAAATTAGAGTTGGTTCGTTTGGCAATTCCAAGAAGAACGTACACGAATAATCACATGGATTACATTGCAGCTGCAGTGAAAAATGTATATGAAAGAAGAAATGAAATTTCAAAAGGGTATAACATTACTTGGGAGCCTGAAATTTTAAGACACTTTACGGTGCATTTGGAAGAAGCTTAAAACATAAAAATAAGGGAATTCAAATTAATTTTTGGATTCTTTTTTATTTAAAGAAATCTTTGAAAATCCTTGTCAACCTTGACAAGGATTACAAACCAGCCAAATCCATCCAATTAAAATTTTATCTAAAATCGAATGTTTTTATCTAAAAATTAAATAAAACTATGCGTTATATTTAATTTTCATATTATTTATCAAAAAAAAGTGTTTTTTATTGATGATTTAAAAATAAAATTTAATATTTTTGATATTAACACCAATTTAAAATTAGAAAAAATATGAAAATTAAATACCTAAGTGCCATTTTTCTAGGCACTTCTTCTGTTTTGTACTCACAACAAGTCAATGATACAATATCTAGAGAAGCTAAGATTCAGGAAGTTGCCATTACTGGAAGTCGAAACAAAAAAAGAACTGTAGTAGATACGCCCGTTCCGATTGATGTGATTGATATTAAGCAGGTTAGTCAATCCACAGGACAGGTTGAAGTGAATCAACTTTTGCAGTTTGCTGCGCCTTCTTTTAACTCCAATAAACAATCCGGTTCGGATGGAGCAGATGCAGTAGATCCGGCAACTTTGAGAGGTTTAGGACCAGATCAGACTTTACTTTTATTAAACGGAAAGAGATATCATCAATCTTCATTAATCAATCTTTTCGGAACAAAAGGTCGCGGAAACACAGGTTCAGACATGAACACTATTCCAATTGGAGCCATAAAAAGAGTTGAAGTTCTGCGCGACGGAGCTTCTGCACAATATGGTTCGGATGCAATTGCCGGAGTAATCAATGTGATTTTAAATGACCGCGATCATGGTTTTGAGGGAAACGCTTTTTATGGGGTTAATCTTTTTAAAAGTCCGGGTGATAAAGATGTTGTTTCAGACCGAAAAATAGACGGAAATACATTTGATTTTTATGGAAATTACGGAACAAAAATAGGTTCAAAAGGAGGTTTTGGAAACTTTACAGCAGAATTCATCAATAAAGAATTTGCCATACGAAATGCGAACCCCGAAAAATATGATGCCCCAAGACAAAGATTCGGAGATGCAAAATCTCAAAATTTTTACTTCTTTGGAAATATTGAAATTCCATTATCAGATCAATTAAAATTTTATTCAAGACAAGGGTTTTCACAAAGAAATACAGACGCTTACGCATGGACGAGAAGTGCAGATGCAGACGGAAGCATTCCTGAAGTTTATCCAAATGGTTTTAATCCTCTTCAAGATACAAGCATCACCGATTTTACATTTGATAATGGCTTAAAATTCAAAATTGCCGACTGGGATGTAGATTTTTACAACGCTTTCGGAAACAATAGGTTTACCTATCAAATTGACAATACGATCAATGCGACTTTGGGTCTAAATTCTCCCACAAGTTTCAATGCAGGAGGACATTCTTTGCTTCAAAATACGACTGGTTTTAATGCTGCAAAACAATTTAATGTATTGGAAGGCTTGAATATTGCGTTCGGATCAGAATTCAGATATGAAAAATTTGAGGTCATTAAAGGAGAAGAAGCTTCTTACGCAATGTACGACATCAACGGGAATATTGTAACAGCGAATACAAACCCCAGCTTATTGGTTACTAATCCATTAAGTGGAAACATAAGACCTGGAGGCTCGCAAGGTTTTCCCGGATATTCTCAGGAAGTGAATAAAAGCAGAAATAATTTTGCTGCCTACGTTGATACAGAATTAGATGTCACCAAAAACTGGATGATCAGCATTGCCGGAAGATTCGAAAATTATAACGATTTTGGAAGCACGCTGAACGGAAAATTTGCAACCAGATATAAAATAACTCCACAATTAGCTTTCCGTGGGTCGGTTTCTACAGGTTTTAGAGCACCTTCTTTGGCTCAGAAATATTACAGTTTGCAATTTACCAATTTTCAGGGCGGAGATTTGGTGACGATTCAACTGGCTTCGAATGATAGTGATTTAGCAAAAGCAGTAGGAATTCCACAATTAAAACAAGAAACTTCATTGAACGGAAGCGCCGGATTTACTTTTAATACAGGAAAATTTACCGCAACCATAGATGGATATTACATCAAAGTAAAGGACAGAATTGTTTTAACAGGAAATTTCTCGCAAGATGACGATGCAATCGGACAAATTTTAATTGATAATCATATTGACCAAGCTCAATTTTTTACCAATGCGATGGATACCAAAACAAAAGGTGTTGATGTGATTTTAAGTTACAATCAAAACATCGGAAAAGGAAAATTAACCACAACTTTAGCTGGAAATTACAACGAAATGGAAATTACAAAGGTAAATACTTCCGACAGACTGAAAGGAAAAGAAGATGTTTACCTAAGTCCAAGGGAAAGAGCATTTATTTTGGCTTCTGCCCCAAAAACGAAAATCAATTTAAATTTAAACTATAAGATCAGTAAATTCAATGCGAATGTGCAATTGGTAAGATTTGACAAGGTAACTTTGATTGGCTATAATGGTGCAGATGATTATCAAACCTATAACCCAAAAGTTACCACGGATCTTTCTTTTGGTTATGAATTTTCGAAAAATATCACTTTAACAGTTGGTAGTAAAAACTTATTCAATAGATATCCTACTTTGCAAAAAGCAGCCGTTTCGGAAGGAAATACAGAAGCGGGCGGAATTTTTGATCCTGTGCAAATGGGATTTGCTGGAAGACAGGCTTTTGCGAGGTTTAATTTCAGATTTTAATTTTTTTTTAACCCCAAAGATTTGAAAAATAAATTTTTCTGATTAAGCAATTATTTTAAATAAACTTTAAAAAGTGATTTGTGCTCAAAACGAAGTTTTGAGCACAAATCTTA
Coding sequences within it:
- the rplU gene encoding 50S ribosomal protein L21 — encoded protein: MFAIVEIAGLQYKVEQDQKLFVNRLKGDKGGKVSFDKILLTVNGAITVGAPAVSGITVEAEILDHVKADKVIIFKKKRRKGYEVKNGHRQSLTQIKITGITGFEGKKAEKPAKKTTKKADAESAE
- the rpmA gene encoding 50S ribosomal protein L27, translated to MAHKKGVGSSKNGRESHSKRLGVKIFGGQDAIAGNIIIRQRGTQHHPGENVGMGKDHTLHALVDGKVVFRKKANNRSYVSIEPNA
- a CDS encoding metalloprotease, which translates into the protein MKRNFNFCLLAGVFAVFSLSACNDDAMETPVSESQTENLKPEQPGELEKICYYVDQYWSSNAVLTTSLPNSTDTSFMNAQMTKIASLWGRSNPTLRFVNDPSNPNSTYNAISYSTGKIYYGYAIYADAKNKGGNIVNAMILAHEYGHQLQYIFGLPSVSESTARPNELEADGFAGYYLRRPNGYNQTSFAQIAAAYEFAQSIGDYQTTSAGHHGTPPQRRSAVRLGFLLGQYDLSAADFDYNFFYYYQGVLNGTYKMAKNSKFPELDAYMSQYLDELKQIQSGEISAEEFKELK
- a CDS encoding DUF5686 family protein, which produces MSTNQFKYGFLYISLFIASLFHAQNSASGKIVDAKTSKEISAVEVFINDNNTPVLTTASGSFSVKSDSIIYKLKFQKKNYALESVEITPDNSNNLVIKLSSEKVSSIEEVVIHNEKTKFKNKKENPAYRIMQEVWKRKRNNGLDKFDTYTYKEYEKIQFDANNLDSAFMHRKIFNKLDFIFDYADSTARGKMALPIFLNESIYNHFGQNKPNKKTKKLLVAQKTSGFQDNQVIAITAKNLYRDINIYDNTLNYFDIGFPSPVGTDGFSTYDYNLTDTVSIRGEQAYKIRYQPRRTEVLAFQGYLYIDTDSYAVLEATLKSTNKINVNFINAISTELEYDNPDDETFLPKKYVTEIEMTPFSKKKTAKSIIAKRSVDYSDYDFNKPLSDTVFTRKKEEYDDQFVDKDDAFWVNARPDSLSKEEKGVYEMLDRLQQTPKFNRIIKLTETLASRYYNVTKGIDLGPITSIYGKNEVEGDRIRLGARTYFTQNDPWRIEFYNAYGFKDQQFKYGVEGRYMFNRVNRFMIGGGTKRDITQLGVQLTTEDGILSRSFASSTVFARGENASLSSVNQTSFFTSIEPWKNFQVRVDGTMQSIKSANPSGFSLMYFRNGDLRKTTNDSHVTISLIARPGATFSQTGVDRYEHGTLAPTIVLKYTRGIEGLFNADFNYNKLQFMFYKPILLGSWGKTLLNFEAGKNFDTVPLALQNIIPGNQSYGIVPNTFAQLNYYEFVADTYSTLHIEHHFNGKILSYIPLIKKLKLREVAFIRGAYGSLSDASKNINVDNLKYSAPDQQVYYEYGFGIENIGFGNIRIFRVDFNWRGNYLDRPDVSKFGIKAGFQFGF
- a CDS encoding T9SS type A sorting domain-containing protein yields the protein MKKTLLLLSFASFLSNAQVSSFPWTETFEDASATSSQWVCEYISGTNSSVPSGLFWSIKTTTSVGYYTSTGAYQGSKMAVFDTRSHSRDALARFISPVMNLSGVSNPKLDFYYRNMVWGSDQNELKIYYRTSATGTWTLITTFNTNVATWTNSGEITLPSPSATYQIALEGVAKYGYGLDVDNLKVNSANLSVSDVDAKSSELSVFPNPVSDVLNIKTKLKIAQFTISDVSGKNVKTGLPDSNQVSVRDLKSGMYFLTIKYSDGQVATSKFIKK
- a CDS encoding GLPGLI family protein; this translates as MKFIYSLILAIFAVVNLSAQGNRFIYEYQFRIDSTKTDSLKKEFVNLDIFPTKSFFYGQAKFASDSITNNSIIEQRKSTPNSLSYSSTTEEWNISYLIEKSYPSFKTTWFTNIEQTNMIVEETPVIKWQILPETQKIENYNCQKATANFGGRIWEAWFSKDLPFPDGPYKFHGLPGLIVKLEDKTKSHQFLLKGSKKLKAEDHSWDYISALEKEAKHEFEGVKVNPAQYKKLFMTYKNDPAKDIKLDLANPNNSMTITTGDGKKITNNAEIIKFFEESMAKKYKSINNQLELNLHRK